The Leptodactylus fuscus isolate aLepFus1 chromosome 3, aLepFus1.hap2, whole genome shotgun sequence genome has a segment encoding these proteins:
- the LOC142197384 gene encoding heme-binding protein 2-like has translation MESRRALLLGLLAIFEITVADQVYENPSQNQLPSFCRTSDCPRYQLVKQYDNFELRQYEETRWVTTPVDQDIIGIGMVKSFWRLFYYINGTNAEEQTMNMTVPVVMHMPLKEPSAEKFTMSFFVPHELENPPKPTDPAVYLETLPASSVYVKSFGGYAIHATFVKQAKALAEELRSLGLEFDDTYFVRVGYNAPFELFDRHNEVWYLAK, from the exons ATGGAGTCCAGGAGAGCACTGCTGCTGGGGCTGCTCGCAATATTTGAGATCACAGTGGCTGATCAAGTCTATGAAAACCCCAGTCAGAACCAACTGCCTTCATTTTGTCGCACCAGTGACTGTCCGAGATACCAGTTGGTGAAACAATATGAC AACTTTGAACTTCGTCAGTATGAAGAAACTCGTTGGGTGACAACCCCAGTAGATCAAGACATTATAGGCATAGGAATGGTGAAAAGTTTCTGGCGTCTGTTTTACTATATTAATGGGACAAATGCTGAAG AGCAAACAATGAACATGACTGTACCTGTGGTAATGCATATGCCATTAAAAGAACCATCTGCAGAGAAATTCACAATGTCCTTCTTTGTGCCACATGAATTGGAGAATCCTCCAAAACCTACAGACCCTGCAGTTTACCTTGAGACATTACCTGCATCTTCTGTATATGTCAA GTCTTTTGGAGGATATGCTATACACGCTACTTTTGTCAAGCAAGCTAAAGCCCTAGCGGAAGAGCTGAGGTCCCTTGGTCTGGAATTCGATGATACATACTTTGTACGTGTTGGCTATAATGCTCCTTTTGAACTTTTTGACCGCCACAATGAAGTGTGGTACCTGGCAAAGTAG